A single window of Sporosarcina sp. FSL W7-1349 DNA harbors:
- a CDS encoding Gfo/Idh/MocA family protein, producing the protein MKTVTVGLVGAGYAAHLHGRGYSKVHGVQVRLKTIVDLDEQRAKEIADAYGFETISTDYQELLNDEEIDVIDIVTPPHLHLAFAVQAIKAGKHVICEKPLTGYFGEECDEKPIGHQVAKAKMYKSVLREIEEAKQVIASSDRLFMYAENYIYSPNVLKAAEIIQHKKSKLLFMKGEESVRGSSSSVAGNWDKTGGGALMRIGCHPVSGVLWLKQVEAKARGELISVESVHADTGNIITSLTDYDKRHLTSKPMDVEDFANVTITFSDQTKAVVMASDHVLGGTKNYIEIYANDGVMHCNITPTDNLRTYFLDQEGLENVYFSEMMDEKLGWNNLFVAEEILRGYTGELQDFMKCVAENRQPLSGIDLAYETIQVVYAAYLSASEGRKVFLANEI; encoded by the coding sequence ATGAAAACGGTGACAGTCGGATTAGTGGGGGCCGGTTATGCCGCTCATCTTCATGGAAGAGGCTATTCCAAAGTTCATGGTGTACAAGTGCGCTTAAAAACGATAGTCGATCTTGATGAACAACGCGCAAAAGAGATTGCGGATGCATATGGATTTGAAACCATTAGTACAGACTATCAAGAGCTTTTAAACGATGAAGAAATTGACGTGATCGATATTGTGACACCGCCTCATCTTCACTTGGCTTTTGCAGTACAAGCGATCAAAGCTGGAAAACATGTCATTTGTGAGAAACCATTAACAGGGTATTTTGGAGAGGAATGTGATGAGAAACCAATCGGCCATCAAGTTGCCAAAGCAAAAATGTATAAATCCGTTCTAAGAGAAATTGAAGAGGCCAAACAGGTGATTGCATCAAGTGATCGCTTATTTATGTATGCAGAAAATTATATTTACTCACCAAATGTGTTGAAAGCAGCGGAAATTATTCAGCATAAAAAAAGTAAATTACTATTTATGAAGGGTGAGGAAAGTGTCCGAGGATCCAGTTCTTCCGTTGCGGGAAATTGGGATAAAACAGGCGGTGGAGCCTTAATGCGTATCGGCTGTCACCCGGTTTCGGGTGTTCTCTGGTTAAAACAGGTAGAGGCAAAAGCAAGAGGCGAATTAATCTCTGTAGAAAGTGTCCATGCAGATACAGGCAATATTATTACGTCTTTAACCGATTATGACAAGCGGCATTTAACGAGCAAACCAATGGATGTAGAGGATTTTGCCAATGTCACGATTACATTTTCCGACCAAACAAAAGCTGTTGTTATGGCAAGCGACCATGTATTAGGTGGAACGAAGAATTATATTGAAATATATGCAAATGATGGTGTTATGCATTGCAATATTACTCCAACCGATAATTTAAGAACCTATTTCTTGGATCAAGAGGGTTTGGAGAATGTGTATTTTTCTGAGATGATGGATGAGAAATTAGGATGGAATAATTTGTTTGTAGCAGAGGAAATATTGAGGGGATATACTGGGGAACTGCAAGATTTTATGAAGTGCGTTGCAGAAAATAGGCAACCTCTTTCTGGGATAGATCTCGCATATGAAACAATTCAGGTAGTGTATGCAGCCTATTTATCAGCAAGTGAGGGAAGAAAAGTTTTTTTAGCGAATGAAATATAA
- a CDS encoding tripartite tricarboxylate transporter substrate binding protein: protein MKFRMLTVFLIALCMVLAACNSGSPSSSSNGSAGAKESDQSSEEKKESAIDGTMTGVVQWAAGGAADTISRAIAPLAEKELGQSIVMTNKPGATGAIALQHVLDQKPDGKTLLFAAENPALYGVLDISKSDFEDLYPINIFSAAQTAIIVPKDSKYDTMADLVEDAKANPGKVKMGSTGPGGQPFVVATMLSSVVGAEFNLVPYDGDGPLVSAILGNHLDASAVGLTAAIENAKAGKIKVLAITDTDRVDDLPDVPAITDDVPEMEKFLPWGPFYGVWVRNDTPDEIKAELTEAFKTAQAAPEFQDFLKQTDGVSLGLSGDEAIQYWKDWQSKTAWILHDAGESKVDPATLNIEKKE from the coding sequence ATGAAATTTCGTATGTTAACAGTATTTTTAATTGCATTGTGCATGGTTCTTGCGGCATGTAATTCAGGTTCACCGAGTTCATCATCCAATGGGAGCGCAGGTGCAAAAGAATCTGATCAAAGTTCAGAAGAAAAAAAGGAATCCGCAATTGATGGCACCATGACAGGCGTTGTTCAATGGGCAGCGGGGGGAGCAGCAGACACAATTTCCCGTGCGATTGCTCCTCTAGCTGAAAAAGAATTAGGTCAATCGATTGTCATGACTAACAAGCCTGGAGCTACAGGCGCGATTGCACTTCAACATGTTTTAGACCAAAAGCCAGATGGAAAAACTTTATTATTTGCAGCAGAAAATCCAGCATTGTACGGAGTGCTCGACATTTCGAAGAGTGATTTTGAAGATCTTTATCCAATCAACATTTTCTCAGCTGCACAAACAGCAATTATTGTACCAAAAGATTCAAAGTACGATACAATGGCTGATTTAGTTGAAGATGCAAAAGCAAACCCTGGAAAAGTAAAAATGGGTTCAACTGGTCCAGGAGGACAGCCATTCGTTGTAGCAACAATGCTAAGTAGTGTAGTAGGTGCTGAATTTAACTTAGTTCCTTATGACGGTGATGGTCCGCTTGTATCTGCGATTCTAGGAAACCACTTAGATGCTTCTGCAGTTGGTTTGACAGCTGCAATTGAAAACGCAAAAGCAGGAAAAATTAAAGTTCTTGCTATTACGGATACAGACCGTGTAGATGATCTGCCAGACGTTCCTGCAATTACAGATGATGTACCAGAAATGGAGAAATTTTTGCCATGGGGTCCTTTTTATGGTGTTTGGGTACGAAACGATACTCCTGATGAAATCAAAGCAGAATTGACAGAAGCATTTAAAACTGCACAAGCCGCACCTGAATTCCAAGATTTCTTGAAACAAACTGACGGTGTTTCGCTAGGGTTGTCAGGAGATGAAGCAATTCAGTATTGGAAAGATTGGCAATCCAAAACGGCATGGATCCTTCACGATGCTGGAGAGTCCAAAGTTGACCCTGCTACTCTAAATATCGAGAAAAAGGAATAA
- a CDS encoding tripartite tricarboxylate transporter TctB family protein: MLVQRIIPALLFVIASTLLVLSFFIDGQKVTDFSSAAFLPAVTSVLMLVCALFIMKRGVAAPSTHSVPEPGEDDDEEESLVEIEEITKKQLYVRLVSFTVVTILFAYLMNFLNFLFVSFLFLFGGMILLNRKKIVTALIVSVIMSGVFYYLFSSIFKIVFPT, encoded by the coding sequence ATGCTAGTCCAACGAATCATTCCGGCTCTCTTATTTGTAATTGCAAGTACTTTACTCGTGTTATCGTTCTTCATTGATGGGCAAAAGGTTACTGATTTTTCTTCAGCGGCCTTTTTGCCTGCGGTAACTTCAGTTCTCATGCTTGTCTGTGCCCTTTTCATTATGAAAAGGGGAGTGGCGGCTCCTTCAACTCACTCGGTTCCAGAACCGGGTGAGGATGATGATGAAGAAGAAAGCTTAGTGGAAATTGAAGAAATCACCAAGAAACAACTCTATGTCCGTTTAGTTTCCTTTACTGTTGTAACGATCTTATTTGCATATTTAATGAACTTCCTGAATTTCTTATTCGTCTCCTTTTTGTTTCTATTCGGAGGCATGATTCTATTAAATAGGAAGAAAATCGTAACGGCACTAATCGTTTCCGTTATTATGTCAGGTGTGTTCTATTATCTGTTTTCGTCTATTTTCAAGATTGTGTTTCCCACGTAA
- a CDS encoding tripartite tricarboxylate transporter permease, translated as MIEQILIPLLDIKLFLLVALGTLLGFIIGALPGLSVTMGVTLLVSLTFTWDTLSAIVIMISVFFGGVYGGSRTAILINIPGTASSLAATFDGYPLTKRGEAGKAIGIATIFSVIGGLFGLIILATSAPFLTDLALQFAPRDYFLIMFLGILLVGSLTTDYLPKSIFVAGAGIILGLVGIDTMTGATRFTFGNLGLMGGINYIACLLGLFGLAEVFFQLHNLGKSKANVVIGKVLPPLMSLFKYLPLTLRTAIMGVIVGALPGAGGEIASLLAYDHAKRTTKKPNRPFGKGAYEGLIAPETAVMSAVGGALIPMLTLGIPGDAVTAVLIGALLIHGLNPGPMLLIETPDLFWVIVGTSAISLVFVLIWGLSAISLFARVITIPKYILLPIIVFFTVIGSYGINNSVTDVYWMIAFGIIGYFMKLYNFPAGPMVLGIILGPQMDVYLRRSIISEEGSVLGFLGSLVTHPISLVLTLFIVITLFTQTSLYRNIKNKMFKPKPIS; from the coding sequence ATGATAGAGCAAATTTTAATACCTCTATTAGATATAAAGTTATTTTTGCTTGTAGCACTTGGGACGCTACTCGGATTTATCATCGGTGCTTTGCCTGGTCTTTCCGTCACAATGGGTGTGACGCTATTAGTCTCCCTAACATTTACGTGGGATACACTTTCTGCAATTGTCATCATGATCTCAGTCTTTTTCGGTGGAGTATATGGCGGGTCACGTACCGCTATATTAATTAATATACCGGGAACCGCCTCATCACTTGCCGCTACATTTGATGGCTATCCGCTAACCAAAAGAGGAGAGGCCGGGAAAGCTATTGGAATTGCCACAATTTTCTCAGTAATTGGCGGTCTGTTTGGGCTTATCATCTTGGCAACATCTGCTCCATTCTTAACAGATCTAGCCTTGCAGTTCGCTCCTCGAGATTACTTCCTCATTATGTTTCTCGGTATTTTATTAGTAGGAAGTTTGACGACTGATTATTTGCCAAAATCTATTTTTGTTGCGGGAGCCGGAATTATCCTCGGCTTAGTTGGAATCGACACTATGACTGGAGCGACCCGTTTTACGTTTGGGAACTTGGGCTTAATGGGCGGCATTAACTATATTGCATGCTTGCTCGGTTTGTTTGGATTAGCTGAAGTTTTTTTCCAACTGCATAATTTAGGGAAAAGTAAAGCGAATGTCGTAATTGGGAAAGTTTTGCCTCCTCTTATGTCTCTGTTCAAGTATTTGCCGTTGACACTCCGAACTGCCATCATGGGGGTCATTGTAGGTGCGTTGCCGGGAGCAGGTGGGGAAATTGCATCTTTGCTTGCGTATGACCATGCAAAAAGAACAACGAAAAAGCCAAATCGTCCATTTGGTAAGGGAGCTTATGAAGGCTTGATCGCTCCTGAAACTGCTGTTATGTCGGCAGTTGGGGGCGCTCTTATCCCAATGTTGACGCTAGGAATTCCGGGAGATGCGGTAACTGCTGTGTTGATTGGAGCTTTACTCATTCACGGGTTAAATCCTGGTCCGATGCTTTTAATTGAAACGCCGGATCTGTTCTGGGTTATTGTCGGAACGAGTGCAATTTCTCTAGTTTTTGTTCTGATTTGGGGTCTATCGGCTATCTCATTATTTGCTCGAGTAATTACGATTCCGAAGTATATTCTATTGCCGATTATTGTGTTTTTCACAGTCATCGGTTCCTACGGAATTAACAATAGCGTAACAGACGTATATTGGATGATTGCATTTGGGATCATCGGTTACTTTATGAAGCTATATAATTTCCCGGCAGGTCCGATGGTGCTAGGGATTATTCTTGGTCCGCAAATGGACGTATATTTAAGAAGGTCCATCATTTCCGAAGAAGGAAGCGTCCTTGGATTTTTAGGTAGCTTGGTTACCCATCCGATCAGCTTGGTGTTGACGCTGTTTATCGTCATTACACTATTTACTCAAACTTCGTTATATCGCAACATCAAGAATAAAATGTTTAAACCAAAACCGATTTCCTAA
- a CDS encoding aldehyde dehydrogenase family protein — translation MSSTEIKPKTLTEEQQQELDLAFEKARKALAIIETYDQERVDRLCQAVAWAVSNKKTFERLTDMGIEESGLGDPESRMNKRFKIRGILRDALRQKSVGIIEEIPEKGIVKYAKPAGIISSIVPTTNPDLTPAGTAIYAIKARDVVIFSPHPRAKKTSYETVQIMREALEREGAPADILQCLTNVSIPITKALMERADLALATGGKDMVKSAYSSGTPAYGVGAGNSTMVIDETADVAQAAKNSMLSKTSDFGSGCSADGNLIISDQIFDDMLNALVKEGAYLANEEEKEKLRNVIWDKDGKRLPSTVAIAPQQLAEIAGFSIPEDRKFIVVHGDGIGKEHPFSGEKLTTLMAVYKYEGEFENALDMMRAIYEVGGKGHSCGIYSYNDDHIHRLALAAPVSRIMVRQPQSKANAGAFDNGMPMTSSLGCGTWGGNIVSENVHLKHYMNTTWVSRQIPEDRPSDEELFGEFYEPELEN, via the coding sequence TTGTCAAGTACTGAAATAAAACCAAAAACATTAACAGAAGAGCAACAACAAGAACTGGATTTAGCTTTTGAAAAAGCTAGAAAAGCGTTAGCAATTATTGAAACGTATGATCAGGAAAGAGTGGATCGCCTGTGCCAGGCAGTTGCTTGGGCGGTATCCAATAAGAAAACATTTGAGCGATTGACGGACATGGGGATCGAAGAAAGCGGTCTCGGCGATCCAGAGAGCCGTATGAATAAACGCTTTAAAATTCGTGGTATTTTAAGAGATGCGCTTCGCCAAAAGAGCGTTGGAATCATTGAAGAAATTCCAGAAAAGGGAATTGTTAAATACGCAAAACCTGCAGGGATTATTTCTTCTATCGTTCCAACAACAAATCCCGATTTGACACCTGCTGGTACAGCAATTTACGCAATTAAAGCTAGAGACGTTGTCATTTTCTCTCCACATCCACGCGCGAAAAAAACTTCATATGAAACAGTCCAAATTATGCGTGAAGCACTTGAAAGAGAAGGCGCGCCTGCAGATATCTTGCAATGTTTAACGAATGTTAGCATTCCAATAACAAAAGCATTGATGGAACGCGCTGATTTAGCACTTGCAACTGGCGGAAAAGATATGGTAAAGAGTGCATATAGTTCAGGAACTCCAGCATACGGAGTAGGGGCTGGAAACTCAACGATGGTTATTGATGAAACTGCTGATGTAGCCCAAGCTGCAAAAAACTCCATGTTGAGTAAAACATCTGACTTTGGATCGGGATGTTCAGCAGATGGAAACTTGATCATCAGCGACCAAATTTTTGATGACATGCTGAATGCTCTAGTAAAGGAAGGCGCTTACTTAGCGAACGAAGAGGAAAAAGAGAAACTTCGCAACGTAATTTGGGACAAAGACGGAAAACGTTTGCCATCCACAGTTGCAATCGCTCCGCAGCAATTAGCAGAAATTGCTGGATTCAGTATTCCGGAAGACCGTAAATTTATCGTTGTCCATGGAGATGGAATCGGGAAGGAGCATCCTTTCTCAGGCGAAAAATTGACAACATTGATGGCGGTGTATAAATACGAAGGGGAATTCGAAAATGCGCTTGATATGATGCGTGCGATTTACGAAGTGGGCGGAAAAGGGCATTCTTGTGGAATTTACTCCTACAATGATGACCATATCCATCGTTTAGCACTTGCTGCTCCTGTTAGCCGTATTATGGTTCGTCAGCCTCAATCAAAAGCAAATGCGGGAGCGTTTGATAACGGTATGCCGATGACATCAAGCTTAGGCTGTGGAACATGGGGCGGCAACATCGTTTCGGAAAACGTGCATTTAAAACATTATATGAACACGACTTGGGTTTCTCGTCAAATTCCTGAAGATCGTCCATCCGATGAGGAATTGTTCGGTGAATTTTATGAGCCGGAACTAGAGAATTAA
- a CDS encoding zinc-dependent alcohol dehydrogenase, whose amino-acid sequence MLGLVINKPGELTLREIPSNTHLQDNEVKIKTIYGGICGSDLSVFRGRLAHAVYPVCPGHELIGTILETGKDVSYPIGTRVVVLPNSYCGECEFCRKGRTNICENKIVLGVNADGGFSEEFTITDKYVLPIPDSLSDKRAVLIEPFAVIVHALNKVEISKDTTIGIIGCGTEGMLAMTLAAYHGAQITGIDINPEKLEKVKSSYPGVQTLLPTEADGKGFDIVIEAAGVRSSFEQGIDLVKPGGTLIAIGLPAEATIPVVQMVRKEISILGSIIYNLPGDFIKSIDYLMKEDLNVDAIISKIYPYTSYKQAYEDATSGEYGKIILNFKEETN is encoded by the coding sequence ATGCTAGGATTGGTAATTAATAAACCAGGTGAACTGACGTTGCGGGAGATCCCGTCCAATACACATTTACAAGACAATGAGGTTAAGATCAAGACTATTTACGGCGGCATTTGTGGATCGGACCTTAGTGTGTTTCGCGGGAGGCTGGCACATGCAGTTTATCCTGTATGCCCGGGTCACGAATTGATTGGAACAATTTTAGAGACTGGTAAAGATGTAAGCTATCCTATCGGAACGAGAGTAGTTGTGTTACCAAATTCTTATTGTGGAGAATGTGAGTTTTGCCGTAAAGGAAGAACGAATATTTGTGAGAATAAAATAGTATTAGGTGTGAATGCGGACGGCGGATTTTCCGAGGAGTTTACCATAACGGACAAATACGTCTTGCCGATCCCGGATTCTCTTTCAGATAAGCGAGCTGTATTAATTGAACCTTTTGCTGTAATTGTCCATGCGTTAAATAAGGTAGAAATCAGCAAAGACACAACAATTGGCATTATCGGTTGCGGGACAGAAGGTATGTTAGCTATGACATTGGCCGCTTACCATGGCGCACAAATTACGGGCATTGACATTAATCCGGAGAAACTGGAGAAGGTGAAGTCAAGTTATCCTGGAGTTCAAACTTTACTGCCGACTGAAGCTGATGGCAAGGGGTTTGATATCGTCATTGAAGCAGCAGGGGTACGCTCTTCGTTTGAACAAGGAATTGACTTAGTTAAACCGGGGGGGACACTGATCGCTATCGGGCTTCCCGCCGAGGCAACCATCCCTGTCGTTCAAATGGTGCGAAAAGAGATTTCGATCTTAGGCTCTATTATTTACAATTTGCCTGGGGATTTTATTAAGAGTATCGATTATTTAATGAAAGAAGATTTGAATGTCGATGCAATCATCTCAAAAATTTATCCATATACGAGTTATAAACAAGCATATGAGGATGCTACGTCAGGAGAGTACGGGAAGATTATTTTAAATTTTAAGGAGGAAACAAATTGA
- a CDS encoding thiamine pyrophosphate-binding protein has translation MKQLIARQLVKYLEDRGVEHIFGLCGHTNIAVLSELEKSSIKFVNVRHEQIAAHAADGYARAKKQTSVVLSHVGPGMTNAATGVANAALDCIPMVVIAGDIPSHYYGKHPHQEVNLHADATQYEIYRPFVKRAWRVDSAHLFPEILEKAFQLAETGTPGPVLVSVPMDIFSIELETSYFDFQSHHTKALQKPSMDDETAETILKTLVNAKNPVVYAGGGVLLADAAEELAEFINHFDFPVAHSLMGKGAVADDNPLVLGMTGFWGTEFINRKCREADYLFGLGTRFAEADSSSWENEYTFDFPKTKLIQIDIEGSEIGRNYPVELGVVADLKQALTVLNRVAKRLYPEGRQNEALKQEIAENKRQFKASNEQFIQDNCFPMQPQRILAEVREVLPRDAYITTDVGWNKNGVGQQFDIYEPGTIFTPGGFATMGFGAPAALGVKVAQPDRVVVSLVGDGGFGQNPALLATAAEENIPVIWVIMNNFAFGTIAGLQKAHYDTTLGTLFTKDGQPYSPDFAAIARAYGVEGIKIEEAEEFKPALEQAIAANKPVVIDVAMLNNPVPTAGHWNIMDIYSPDKKVHHVSTN, from the coding sequence TTGAAACAACTTATTGCTCGCCAGCTAGTGAAGTATTTGGAAGACCGCGGCGTGGAACACATCTTCGGCCTATGCGGCCATACGAATATTGCGGTGCTCTCTGAGCTCGAAAAAAGTTCGATTAAGTTTGTCAACGTCCGCCATGAACAGATTGCAGCACATGCGGCAGACGGTTATGCACGCGCGAAAAAGCAGACGTCCGTCGTTCTCAGCCATGTCGGTCCCGGCATGACCAATGCGGCAACAGGCGTAGCGAATGCAGCGCTCGACTGCATTCCGATGGTTGTCATCGCGGGCGACATTCCAAGCCATTACTACGGCAAGCACCCGCATCAGGAAGTGAATCTGCACGCAGACGCGACACAGTATGAGATTTACCGCCCATTCGTCAAGCGGGCCTGGCGGGTCGACAGCGCGCATCTGTTCCCGGAAATTCTAGAAAAGGCATTTCAATTGGCGGAAACGGGAACACCGGGTCCGGTGCTTGTGTCGGTTCCGATGGATATTTTCTCGATAGAGCTAGAGACTTCGTATTTCGACTTCCAATCTCATCATACGAAAGCGCTTCAAAAACCGTCCATGGATGATGAAACGGCGGAAACGATCCTGAAAACATTGGTCAACGCAAAGAACCCGGTCGTTTACGCCGGGGGCGGGGTATTGTTGGCGGATGCAGCGGAAGAGTTGGCCGAGTTCATCAACCATTTCGACTTCCCAGTGGCGCACTCCCTAATGGGCAAGGGCGCGGTGGCGGACGACAATCCGCTCGTCCTCGGGATGACAGGTTTTTGGGGAACGGAGTTCATCAACCGAAAATGCCGCGAAGCGGACTATCTCTTCGGCCTTGGCACGCGGTTTGCGGAGGCGGACAGCAGTTCGTGGGAAAACGAATACACATTCGACTTCCCGAAAACAAAGCTGATCCAGATTGATATCGAAGGGAGCGAAATCGGTCGCAACTATCCGGTAGAGCTCGGAGTCGTGGCCGATCTCAAGCAGGCATTGACAGTGCTAAACCGCGTAGCGAAGCGCCTCTATCCAGAAGGACGCCAAAATGAAGCGCTGAAACAAGAAATTGCAGAAAACAAGCGGCAGTTCAAGGCAAGCAACGAGCAGTTCATTCAGGACAACTGCTTCCCGATGCAGCCGCAGCGCATCTTGGCGGAAGTACGGGAAGTGCTACCGCGCGATGCGTATATCACGACCGATGTCGGTTGGAACAAAAACGGCGTCGGCCAGCAGTTCGACATTTACGAACCAGGAACGATCTTCACACCGGGTGGCTTTGCGACGATGGGCTTCGGGGCACCTGCTGCACTCGGCGTGAAAGTAGCGCAACCGGACCGCGTTGTCGTATCACTGGTCGGAGACGGCGGTTTCGGACAGAATCCAGCGCTTCTCGCGACAGCAGCGGAAGAAAATATCCCGGTTATCTGGGTCATCATGAACAACTTTGCTTTTGGAACGATTGCAGGTCTGCAAAAAGCGCACTACGATACGACTCTTGGAACGCTGTTCACTAAAGACGGTCAACCGTACTCGCCGGACTTTGCGGCAATTGCGCGTGCGTATGGCGTAGAAGGCATCAAGATCGAGGAAGCGGAAGAGTTCAAGCCGGCACTGGAGCAGGCGATCGCGGCCAACAAGCCGGTCGTCATCGATGTCGCCATGCTGAATAACCCAGTCCCAACTGCCGGACACTGGAACATCATGGACATCTACTCGCCAGATAAAAAAGTGCACCACGTTTCTACGAATTAA
- a CDS encoding LacI family DNA-binding transcriptional regulator: MGPTKKNRVTLQEVAKHAGVSRSTASLIVRNSPSISEATRKKVLASMNELGYVYDRVAANLRSQQSTTIGIIITDIANTFYSDLFIGISEELEKEGYTGLLGTTFDSHSKQDRLISTMLEHRVGGIILVPVSGKGKDTAERLKKLDIPVVLTVRELPQGDFDYAGVDYNLGTQMIIKHLIDKGHKRIAFVGGRMESSTWTERMKGYRIAHEEKGLSIEDTLIFPGAINKQAGSEAVEELLSKLKDNLPTAIFCFSDLVAFGVIIGLRKAGITIGKDIEVVGFDNVPESEIVQPALTTVSSFARQIGIEAANLLQSRISNSGKKGEKIIIQPELIIRD, translated from the coding sequence ATAGGACCAACAAAGAAAAACCGAGTTACCTTACAAGAGGTTGCGAAACATGCAGGTGTCTCCAGATCGACCGCCTCCCTAATTGTCCGCAATAGCCCGTCTATCTCCGAGGCTACGCGTAAGAAAGTCTTGGCGTCTATGAATGAACTCGGCTATGTGTATGATCGTGTAGCAGCAAATCTACGTTCCCAACAATCAACGACAATCGGCATTATTATTACGGATATCGCTAACACATTTTATTCTGATTTATTTATCGGGATTTCTGAAGAGCTTGAAAAAGAAGGCTATACTGGCCTTTTAGGAACGACATTTGATTCTCATTCAAAACAAGACCGGCTCATTTCAACCATGCTAGAGCATCGGGTCGGCGGAATTATTTTAGTTCCGGTATCTGGAAAGGGAAAAGATACTGCCGAACGACTGAAAAAATTAGACATCCCAGTTGTCCTAACAGTACGTGAGCTACCTCAAGGCGATTTCGACTACGCCGGAGTAGATTATAATCTAGGAACGCAAATGATAATCAAACATCTAATCGACAAAGGACATAAGCGGATTGCCTTTGTTGGCGGTCGTATGGAATCCTCGACTTGGACAGAACGGATGAAAGGATACCGAATTGCACATGAAGAAAAGGGGCTCTCCATAGAAGACACCCTTATCTTCCCCGGAGCTATAAATAAACAGGCTGGTTCGGAAGCAGTTGAAGAACTGCTCAGCAAATTAAAAGACAATCTTCCCACGGCCATATTTTGCTTTAGTGATTTAGTCGCGTTTGGGGTTATTATTGGATTGCGAAAAGCAGGAATTACAATAGGGAAAGATATAGAGGTCGTTGGATTTGACAATGTCCCTGAATCAGAAATCGTGCAACCTGCCCTAACAACTGTTTCGTCGTTTGCCAGGCAGATTGGTATTGAGGCTGCGAATTTGTTGCAAAGCAGAATTTCGAATAGCGGGAAAAAAGGAGAAAAAATAATAATACAACCTGAGTTAATCATTCGAGACTAA
- the aroQ gene encoding type II 3-dehydroquinate dehydratase: MKKVLMLHGINHNMFGKRDPIQYGTVTLEEIDAGMKELAKELGVEIESFQTNHEGEMCERIHQAYFENMDAVIINAGAWTHYSYGLRDALAILEAPIIEIHMSNIHARETFRHHSVFAEIAKGQICGFGLESYYLGLRAAVAAINEK; the protein is encoded by the coding sequence ATGAAAAAAGTGTTAATGCTTCATGGAATCAACCATAATATGTTTGGAAAAAGGGATCCTATCCAATACGGAACAGTCACGTTAGAAGAAATCGATGCAGGGATGAAGGAACTGGCGAAGGAACTGGGAGTAGAAATCGAAAGCTTCCAAACAAATCATGAAGGTGAAATGTGCGAGCGCATTCATCAGGCGTATTTTGAAAATATGGACGCCGTCATTATTAATGCAGGCGCTTGGACACATTATAGCTATGGTTTGCGGGATGCACTTGCCATTTTGGAAGCTCCTATTATAGAAATTCATATGTCCAATATCCATGCAAGAGAGACGTTTAGACATCACTCTGTTTTTGCGGAAATTGCAAAGGGCCAAATTTGCGGTTTTGGCCTAGAAAGCTACTACTTAGGTTTACGCGCAGCGGTCGCAGCGATCAATGAAAAATAA